One Candidatus Devosia phytovorans genomic window carries:
- a CDS encoding HAMP domain-containing sensor histidine kinase, which translates to MNRFLQLWRTSTVRLTATFILIFSLFAILLLAFITWQSSVQIQRQQADAIDREVRVFQRIDANQGIRALAFALQRVATAPGPGVYYLGDASGQYLLGNVTDVPANVLIEPGIYSFDYERANPFIDPPPDAPDSPHGVAPPAKTGFAVVRSVELSNGMRLVVGRDVVERRGFSAIIVQSFLFGVLGIILFSLIAGGLTAQRVLKRIDTIRDTSTKIMSGNLSERVPVTRRNDEFDGLATNLNAMLDRIEQLLQGLKEVTDNVAHDLKTPLTRLRNQAETALRDGASDETRQRALETTIAESDRLIQTFNALLMIARAEAGAPSGALADVDVSAVVADVAELYGPVAEDEGILVETSIAEDVHLHANRELIGQAMVNLLENAVKYAKPQGEGQGRITVGLRRDKDRVLIEVADNGPGIPVEDRQRVLQRFVRLEKSRSEPGSGLGLSLVNAVASLHGGSLRIEDNMPGVRAVVDLPDRKDTPT; encoded by the coding sequence GTGAACCGGTTCCTGCAACTCTGGCGGACCTCGACGGTCAGGCTGACGGCGACGTTCATCCTGATCTTTTCGCTGTTCGCCATCCTGCTGCTGGCCTTCATCACCTGGCAGTCCTCGGTGCAGATCCAGCGTCAGCAGGCCGATGCCATCGACCGCGAGGTCCGTGTCTTCCAGCGCATCGACGCCAACCAGGGCATTCGCGCCCTGGCCTTCGCCCTGCAGCGCGTCGCCACGGCGCCGGGGCCGGGCGTCTATTATCTCGGGGATGCCAGTGGCCAGTATCTGCTCGGCAATGTCACCGACGTGCCGGCCAACGTGCTGATCGAGCCGGGCATCTATAGTTTCGACTACGAACGCGCCAATCCCTTCATCGACCCGCCGCCTGACGCTCCAGACTCGCCCCATGGTGTGGCACCGCCCGCCAAGACCGGCTTTGCCGTGGTCCGCTCGGTGGAATTGAGCAATGGCATGCGGCTGGTCGTTGGGCGTGATGTCGTGGAACGCCGTGGTTTTTCCGCCATCATCGTGCAGAGCTTCCTGTTCGGCGTGCTGGGCATCATCCTCTTTTCGCTGATTGCCGGCGGCCTCACCGCCCAGCGCGTGCTCAAGCGCATCGACACCATCCGCGATACCTCCACCAAGATCATGTCGGGCAATCTCAGCGAGCGCGTGCCGGTCACCCGGCGCAATGATGAATTCGACGGTCTGGCTACCAATCTCAACGCCATGCTCGACCGCATCGAGCAACTGTTGCAGGGGCTCAAGGAAGTCACCGACAATGTCGCCCATGACCTCAAGACGCCGCTGACCCGCCTGCGCAACCAGGCCGAAACCGCCCTGCGCGACGGTGCCAGCGACGAAACCCGCCAGCGCGCGCTGGAGACCACCATTGCCGAAAGCGACCGCCTTATCCAGACCTTCAATGCCCTTCTGATGATCGCCCGCGCCGAAGCCGGCGCCCCCTCCGGCGCCCTGGCCGATGTCGACGTCAGCGCCGTGGTCGCCGATGTCGCCGAACTCTATGGCCCCGTGGCCGAGGACGAGGGCATTCTGGTCGAGACCTCCATCGCCGAGGACGTGCATCTCCACGCCAATCGCGAACTGATCGGCCAGGCCATGGTCAACCTGCTCGAAAACGCGGTGAAATATGCCAAGCCTCAAGGGGAAGGGCAGGGGCGCATCACCGTCGGCCTGCGCCGCGATAAGGACCGGGTGTTGATCGAAGTTGCCGACAACGGCCCCGGCATCCCGGTAGAAGACCGCCAGCGCGTGCTGCAACGCTTCGTGCGGCTTGAAAAAAGCCGCTCCGAGCCCGGCTCGGGGCTTGGCCTGTCGCTGGTCAACGCCGTGGCGAGCCTCCATGGCGGCAGTCTCCGCATCGAGGACAATATGCCGGGAGTGCGGGCTGTGGTGGATCTGCCAGACAGGAAGGATACCCCCACCTAA
- a CDS encoding response regulator transcription factor has protein sequence MKILLIEDDREAASYLIQALDEAGHITHHAADGETGYAMASGMDYDVLIVDRMLPRRDGLSIVESLRAEGDKTPVLILSALGEVDDRVTGLRAGGDDYLTKPYAFTELLARVEVLARRSSPSEAATAYEVAGLSLDRLSRKVERDGETILLQPREFRLLEYLMKNAGKVVTRTMLLENVWDYHFDPQTNVIDVHMSRLRSKIDKGHASPLLHTVRGAGYMIRE, from the coding sequence GTGAAAATCCTGCTGATCGAAGACGACCGCGAAGCCGCCAGCTACCTGATCCAGGCGCTCGATGAGGCCGGCCACATCACCCACCACGCCGCCGATGGCGAAACCGGCTATGCCATGGCCTCGGGCATGGATTATGACGTGCTGATCGTCGATCGCATGCTGCCCCGCCGCGACGGCCTGTCCATCGTCGAGAGCCTGCGGGCCGAAGGCGATAAAACCCCCGTTCTCATTCTTTCGGCGCTCGGCGAAGTCGACGACCGCGTGACCGGCCTGCGCGCCGGCGGCGACGACTATCTCACCAAGCCCTATGCCTTCACCGAGCTTCTGGCCCGCGTCGAAGTGCTCGCCCGCCGTTCCAGCCCATCAGAAGCCGCCACCGCCTATGAAGTGGCAGGCCTCAGTCTTGACCGGCTCTCCCGCAAGGTCGAGCGCGATGGCGAGACCATCCTGCTGCAGCCGCGCGAATTCCGCCTGCTCGAATATCTGATGAAGAATGCCGGCAAGGTGGTGACCCGCACCATGCTGCTCGAAAATGTCTGGGACTATCACTTCGACCCCCAGACCAATGTCATCGACGTGCATATGTCGCGCCTGCGCTCAAAGATCGACAAGGGCCACGCCAGCCCGCTGCTGCATACCGTGCGCGGCGCCGGCTACATGATCCGCGAGTAA
- a CDS encoding Do family serine endopeptidase, with product MRSSILKRTSRWLGASALALLVGIGGVSTAFVMTGQAANAQVQNVAQITVPEAAQPHAGFADLVEAVKPAVVSILVEAEEAPQQGGPRGRDFDFNFPDLPEGHPFKDFFNQFGGPGGPGNRPDQPQAPRHFMAAGSGFVISADGYIVTNNHVVENATKVTVVFEDGTEKVAEIVGTDERTDLAVVKIEGEDLPFVGFENDASRVGDWVVAVGNPFGLGGTVTVGVISGQGRNIGGSNYGDFLQIDAAVNTGNSGGPAFNTQGEVVGVNTAIYSPNGGNVGIAFAIPAATVKGIVNQLIDSGTVTRGYLGVGIQDVNRDIADGVGLASAKGAIVSNVAEDGPAGPAGIKSGDIITAVDGDAIDDALDLSRTIAGKSPDSSVELTIWRDGAETTLSVQLGTLNEEALAQADEPAAPTPPAALPSESSVGLTLVPNSDGNGGLLIQDVDPESAAAQKGLTVGDAILEVNNAPVNSLDEFEAALDAVKAQGRNTALVKASRDGNDTFIGLPLGDN from the coding sequence ATGCGCTCGTCCATTCTCAAGCGTACCAGCCGCTGGCTCGGGGCATCCGCCCTGGCGCTGCTGGTCGGTATCGGCGGTGTCTCGACCGCTTTCGTCATGACCGGCCAGGCGGCCAATGCGCAGGTGCAGAACGTTGCGCAGATCACCGTGCCCGAGGCAGCGCAGCCCCATGCCGGCTTTGCCGACCTCGTCGAGGCGGTCAAGCCTGCAGTGGTCTCGATCCTGGTCGAGGCCGAAGAGGCGCCCCAGCAGGGCGGTCCGCGCGGCCGCGACTTCGATTTCAACTTCCCCGACCTGCCGGAAGGCCATCCCTTCAAGGACTTCTTCAACCAGTTTGGCGGCCCTGGTGGCCCCGGCAATCGTCCCGACCAGCCACAGGCCCCGCGCCACTTCATGGCCGCCGGTTCGGGCTTCGTGATCTCGGCTGACGGCTATATCGTCACCAATAACCACGTCGTCGAAAACGCCACCAAGGTGACGGTTGTCTTTGAAGACGGCACCGAAAAGGTCGCCGAAATCGTCGGCACCGACGAGCGCACCGATCTGGCCGTGGTCAAGATCGAAGGCGAGGACCTTCCCTTTGTCGGCTTCGAGAACGATGCCAGCCGCGTTGGTGACTGGGTCGTTGCCGTGGGCAATCCCTTTGGCCTTGGCGGCACCGTGACCGTCGGCGTCATCTCTGGTCAGGGTCGCAATATCGGCGGTTCCAACTATGGCGATTTCCTGCAGATCGACGCTGCCGTCAACACCGGCAATTCGGGCGGCCCGGCCTTCAACACCCAGGGTGAAGTGGTCGGCGTCAACACCGCCATCTATTCGCCCAATGGCGGCAATGTCGGCATCGCTTTCGCCATCCCCGCTGCCACCGTCAAGGGCATTGTCAACCAGCTGATCGACTCGGGCACCGTTACGCGCGGCTACCTCGGCGTCGGCATCCAGGACGTCAACCGCGACATCGCCGACGGCGTTGGCCTTGCCAGTGCCAAGGGCGCCATCGTCAGCAATGTGGCTGAAGATGGCCCTGCCGGCCCGGCCGGCATCAAGTCCGGCGACATCATCACCGCCGTCGATGGCGATGCGATCGATGACGCCCTCGACCTCAGCCGCACCATCGCCGGCAAGTCACCCGACTCCTCGGTCGAGCTGACCATCTGGCGTGATGGCGCCGAGACCACGCTCTCGGTCCAGCTCGGTACGCTTAACGAAGAGGCTCTGGCCCAGGCCGACGAGCCTGCCGCTCCGACCCCGCCGGCAGCGCTTCCCAGCGAATCCAGCGTCGGTCTGACCCTGGTGCCGAACTCGGATGGCAATGGTGGCCTGCTGATCCAGGACGTCGATCCTGAATCCGCTGCCGCCCAGAAGGGCCTGACGGTTGGCGATGCCATCCTCGAGGTCAACAATGCGCCGGTCAATTCGCTGGACGAATTCGAAGCGGCGCTTGACGCGGTCAAGGCTCAGGGTCGCAATACCGCCCTGGTCAAGGCCAGCCGCGACGGCAATGACACGTTTATCGGCCTGCCGCTGGGCGACAACTAA
- a CDS encoding cytochrome c-type biogenesis protein CcmH: MMWLRVLLLALCLATPVLAVSPDEVLPDPVLEQRARDISAGLRCLVCQNQSIDDSDADLARDLRLLVRERLVAGDSDEAVRQFLVDRYGEFVLLNPRVNNHTILLWIAAPALLLVGLGTLVALGRKKRIAAGGLTAEEQSALDELK, encoded by the coding sequence ATGATGTGGCTCCGCGTACTGCTATTGGCCCTTTGCCTCGCGACGCCGGTGCTGGCGGTCAGCCCGGACGAAGTCCTCCCCGATCCCGTGCTCGAACAGCGCGCCCGCGACATCTCGGCGGGCCTGCGGTGCCTCGTCTGCCAGAACCAGTCGATCGACGACAGCGATGCCGACCTCGCCAGGGATCTGCGCCTTCTGGTGCGCGAGCGGCTGGTGGCGGGTGACAGCGACGAAGCCGTGCGGCAATTCCTCGTCGATCGCTACGGCGAATTCGTCCTGCTCAACCCGCGGGTCAACAACCATACGATCCTGCTCTGGATCGCTGCGCCCGCACTCTTGTTGGTCGGGCTAGGCACACTGGTGGCGCTGGGGCGGAAGAAGCGGATTGCTGCGGGTGGATTGACCGCCGAAGAGCAGTCGGCGCTGGACGAGCTGAAGTAG
- a CDS encoding heme lyase CcmF/NrfE family subunit, producing MSIELGHFALILAFAIATISTIGGYAYWRSGARIAQALSQGAVLQFVLVAAAFAALIQAFVTSDFSLLLAVNNSHSLKPLIFKISGVWGNHEGSLVLWIFILVSFGAMVAAFGRRLPDDLMALVLTTQSMLTAAFTGFTLFTSNPFARVLNPPLEGNDLNPVLQDIGLAIHPPLLYAGYVGFSICFSFAIAALISGRIDQAWARWVRPWTMLSWTFLTLGIAMGSYWAYYELGWGGWWFWDPVENASFMPWLAGTALLHSALVMEKRNALKIWTIFLSIITFSLSLLGTFLVRSGILTSVHTFAADPTRGMVILAILAVLIGGAFVLFAIRSPSLRQGGLFAPISREGGLILNNLFLSTAVGAVLVGTLYPLLLDALTGTAISVGAPFFDLTFGALMAPLLLVLPFGPLLAWKRADVMAASQRLIGAAALAIFATILISALGGISISLAPLGLLLGFWVAFGAVAELVDRSKIGRIPFGESMRRLVGLPRSAWSTALGHFGIGVTVLGIVAVTAWETELVTTLNPGETAQLSGYTIAFDDFKQEQGPNYMGEEGHFIVTAPGGETRDLMAERRIYVASGMPTTEAAITTYGFSQLYLQLGEPLSDTHVVRIWFKPYITLIWIGCLFMAAAGVVSLTDRKVRIGAPQRAAKPVASPAE from the coding sequence GTGAGCATCGAACTCGGTCACTTCGCCCTCATTCTCGCCTTTGCCATTGCAACGATCTCGACCATCGGCGGCTATGCCTATTGGCGCAGCGGCGCGCGTATCGCCCAGGCATTGAGCCAGGGGGCCGTACTGCAATTCGTGCTGGTGGCCGCCGCTTTCGCCGCGCTGATCCAGGCCTTCGTCACCTCCGACTTCAGCCTCCTGCTGGCGGTTAACAATTCCCATTCCCTCAAACCGCTGATCTTCAAGATCTCCGGCGTCTGGGGCAATCACGAGGGCTCGCTGGTCCTCTGGATTTTCATCCTGGTTTCCTTCGGCGCCATGGTCGCCGCCTTCGGCCGTCGCTTGCCCGATGACCTGATGGCGCTGGTGCTGACCACCCAGAGCATGCTGACTGCCGCCTTCACCGGCTTCACGCTCTTTACCTCCAATCCCTTCGCTCGCGTGCTTAATCCGCCACTTGAGGGCAATGACCTCAATCCGGTGTTGCAGGATATCGGCCTCGCCATCCATCCGCCGCTGCTTTACGCCGGCTATGTCGGCTTTTCGATCTGCTTCTCCTTTGCCATCGCCGCGCTGATTTCCGGCCGCATCGACCAGGCCTGGGCCCGTTGGGTACGCCCCTGGACCATGCTGAGCTGGACTTTCCTCACCCTGGGCATCGCCATGGGTTCCTACTGGGCCTATTACGAGCTTGGCTGGGGCGGCTGGTGGTTCTGGGACCCGGTAGAAAATGCCAGCTTCATGCCCTGGCTGGCCGGGACGGCTCTGCTGCATTCGGCGCTGGTGATGGAAAAGCGCAATGCGCTGAAAATCTGGACGATCTTTTTGTCCATCATCACCTTCTCGCTGTCGCTGCTCGGCACCTTCCTCGTCCGCTCCGGCATCCTGACCTCGGTGCATACCTTTGCCGCCGACCCGACCCGCGGCATGGTCATCCTCGCCATTCTGGCCGTATTGATCGGCGGCGCCTTCGTGCTCTTTGCCATCCGCTCGCCATCGCTGCGCCAGGGCGGGCTGTTTGCCCCGATCAGCCGCGAGGGCGGGTTGATCCTCAACAACCTGTTCCTCTCGACGGCCGTTGGCGCGGTGCTCGTCGGCACGCTCTATCCGCTGCTCCTCGACGCCCTGACCGGCACCGCCATTTCGGTCGGCGCGCCTTTCTTCGATCTGACCTTCGGGGCGCTGATGGCGCCGCTCCTGCTGGTGCTGCCCTTTGGGCCGCTGCTCGCCTGGAAGCGCGCCGATGTCATGGCCGCATCGCAGCGCCTGATCGGCGCGGCGGCGCTGGCCATCTTTGCCACCATCCTGATTTCGGCGCTGGGCGGCATTTCGATCTCGCTGGCCCCTCTCGGCCTGCTGCTCGGTTTCTGGGTCGCCTTCGGCGCCGTGGCCGAACTGGTCGACCGCAGCAAGATCGGCCGCATTCCGTTCGGCGAAAGCATGCGCCGCCTCGTCGGCCTGCCGCGCTCTGCCTGGTCGACGGCGCTTGGCCATTTCGGCATCGGCGTCACCGTGCTCGGCATTGTCGCCGTGACCGCCTGGGAGACCGAACTGGTCACCACGCTCAATCCTGGCGAAACGGCGCAGCTCTCCGGCTATACGATTGCCTTTGACGACTTCAAGCAGGAGCAGGGCCCCAATTACATGGGCGAAGAGGGACATTTCATCGTCACCGCCCCCGGTGGCGAAACCCGCGACCTGATGGCCGAGCGCCGCATCTATGTCGCCAGCGGCATGCCCACCACCGAGGCGGCCATCACCACCTACGGCTTCTCCCAGCTCTATCTCCAGCTCGGTGAACCGCTCAGCGATACCCACGTCGTGCGCATCTGGTTCAAGCCCTATATCACCCTGATCTGGATCGGCTGCCTGTTCATGGCCGCCGCCGGCGTGGTTTCGTTGACCGATCGCAAGGTGCGCATCGGCGCGCCGCAACGTGCCGCGAAGCCTGTCGCGAGTCCCGCCGAATGA
- the ccmE gene encoding cytochrome c maturation protein CcmE gives MTVQMAVRKKGWSRKQKRLGIIAGLGLVLALATTLVLIALRDQIVFFYSPSDVIAREVAAGTPIRLGGLVADGSWVRTGQENDFAITDGAETVAAHYTGILPDLFREGQGVVAEGAMQEDGTFKATNVLAKHDENYIPKEVVDALKASGEWRPETAQ, from the coding sequence ATGACCGTGCAAATGGCGGTTCGCAAAAAGGGCTGGTCGCGCAAGCAGAAGCGCTTGGGCATTATCGCCGGCCTTGGCCTGGTGCTGGCGCTGGCGACGACGCTGGTGCTGATCGCCCTGCGCGACCAGATCGTTTTCTTCTATTCGCCCAGCGATGTCATTGCCCGCGAGGTTGCGGCCGGCACGCCGATCCGCCTCGGGGGACTCGTCGCCGACGGCTCCTGGGTCCGCACGGGCCAGGAGAACGACTTCGCCATTACCGACGGGGCAGAAACCGTGGCTGCCCATTACACCGGCATTCTGCCCGACCTGTTCCGCGAGGGGCAGGGCGTGGTGGCCGAGGGCGCCATGCAGGAAGACGGCACGTTCAAGGCCACCAATGTGCTGGCCAAGCATGACGAGAATTACATTCCCAAGGAAGTCGTCGACGCGCTGAAGGCCAGCGGCGAATGGCGGCCGGAGACCGCGCAGTGA